GCCTTTGGTTTACTAGCTGAGAAATCACGAAGAAATATGGATATCGAAAAAGTGAACATGAAAGAGGATTAGAAAATGTATTTGAAAAAATTAAAAATGTTGTTGCTAAAGACGCAAGAATACAATCAGATGAGCATCAAGCTTATCCAAAATTTGTGAGTAAATATTTTCCAGAAGCAGAGTATAGAAGATATAAAGGAGGTAGAGGTTGTATCGCCGGTCAAGGAGAACTTAAGAAACTTCGATTTGATCCTCTTTTTACACTAAACCACACTTGCGCGATGTTTAGATCAAATATAAATCGACTTGCGAGCGAGAAAAAGTTGGTGCACAACAAAGAGAATCGACATGCTTCAAAGGCATGTCGATATTTTTATAAGTTACTTTAATTTGATTTATCTGAAAGGGTCTCTCCCCATTTAACTGGAGCAGTTTAGAACCAGAAAGAGGCCGAAAGATTAGCTCCATAAGCATTATAATCTTCAAGTTCAGTTTTATAATCTACGTTTCTGTACTGTCTCTCCCAGATGAGTCCGTAGTTAAGTTGTGCTCTTTGTGCTATCTTATACTGAAATCCTGGGTTAACTTTGTATGAGTAGTAAGTTGATGTTTTCCCATCGTTGTAGCTACTCTGTCCTTCAATATTTGCATCGTAATTATTTTTATCATGATGTTGTTTTCTAACAAATGCTGCTTCTAGGTTAATCCCTGTTGCCCACTTATCTGAGATTCTATAAAGATATCCAAGTTGAATTAGGTTGTCGTACTGCTTCTTTGATGTGTATTTGTCGTTTGGATGTTTTGAAGTGTAAGCAAATACATATTCAAACCATACTTCATATGATTCAGTGTTTTTGTTATAAGCAATATCAAATGCCCAGTCAGCATCTGGATCAATGTCTCTCCAGTAGTAAAGACCTGCAATTGAATATTGTGTCTCATAGTCTGGAGTGAGATTGAATTGGTACGCAAGACCTCTTTCATTTTTTGAGTTGAATGTCTTCTCTTGAGTGTATTCAATTGTTGACTTACTGTCTTTTAAATATGGCTTAGATTCATCGTCTCTGTCACGTTTAATTGATTGGCTATTACCAAAGAAAGTAATATTTTGGTAGTAACCATTTTTTCTTCTTCCTATCTCTAAGTTTGCAAGATATTTTCTATCCTGATCTCTAAAAGAGTGGTTTGTGTTGATTAAGTAACCACCATCTGTGTACGTGATATCTGAGATACCATAGTGCATTTGGTGGAAACGAATTTTTCCTTTTCCAAAAGTCATTTTGTAGTTTTCGTCGAAACGATACATGACAAGTACTTCTTCCATAAGGTCAGTTGATCCATCGATGTCGAGTTTAATCTTTGAAGAGAAATCTTCGTGATTAAAGTAAACTTTTACATCTGCTGTTCCATAACCGAGACCGATTGAACCGTCTGAACTTTCAACTTTCTCAAGATTTAGTAAATCAAGAGCAACGAAACCTTTGACTTTGAAGTCTGCTCCAAGAGCACACAATGTCATTAATGAGATGAGAATTGATTTTCTTAACATGATTATGCTCCTAGAATTTTGGATTATCTAGTTAAGCATGTATCAGAAAAAACACGTTTCTTAAAGGACTAACTTATTAATCAATGTAGAATCACCTAATATTAGGATCTCGTTAAAATATAATCACTGACTATATTAGGGGGGACGCTAAGATGATAGTTTATTTTAATTTCTTACTGTCTATGAACTGCTCTACTTAAATGGGGATAATTATCTTGAATCTTCAATAACTACATACTGTTAGGTAAGCGTATTTGTCGCAGCAAAAAAAAATCTTAATTAACTATTTAAAATTGCCAAAGACAGCCTAAAATTTATCCCCATTTAAATGGACCAGTTTATTTAGAGATCATGGCACATTTCGTAATACTCGAAATAATTGTACTCATTTACGAAATATCTTTCAGCGCACGGATCACTTGCCATTGAACGGTTTTTCTTATCAACTTGGTAAGAAGAACAAGAAGAAAGGGCCATTAAAATTATTGCTATTGGAATTAATTTTTTCATAGATACCTTCATAAATTGCCGATAGATTTACTCTCATAAACCTATCGGTAAATTACATGCTATCCTTCACAAAAAGAATGGATATCTAAATAATTTAGATGACTTAGACTACTTCTTATCAGAGTCTGACGATGAAGAAGAGTGGCAAGACTTGTCTTTTCTGTCACATGATTTTTTGTCGCAACATTTCTTTGAACCATCTCTCGAACACGATTTACCATCTTTGTGCCCATGGTGATCCTTATGAAACATCCCACAAGAAGTGAAAGAAAGAAGACCTGCTAAAATAAGTACGTTTGAAAATTTCATTTTTTCTCCTCGAAAATACTTCTAATAATATTATAAAGAAAAATGAGAAAAAGTGTATGCCTGTACCTTTGTTCCTTGTGGACTAAATAGGTCTTGTTGTTGCATTTGAGTAATTGTGCCAAGCCCATGCGCCAAATCATCATTTCCGCGTTTTTTATTTATGATATGACCCAAATGTAGAAGTGTGTTCAATGATTGTGCGGGTTCATAACTTGAGCTTAGTACGAGATCTATTTCTTTGAAAGAATCATTATCTAGTAATTTAAAAATATTTGAGATTGATGAATTGTAACTAGGTTTTAATATAAGTGCCTTTATTGAATATCTAAATTTTGAGAAAATTACATCAAAATTATTTTCTATCACTGTTTCATCTAGCGCCAGTTTAAATTCACTTCTTCTATTGAAAGTTTGCCACTCATTTATGTCTAGAAATGGCTCTTCAATATATTCAATCAATGAAGCAGGAATATCTTTTAAAATTTTTTCAAGTTGAGTCACAGAAAGTGACCGGTTCGCATCAAGTCGTAACTTAATGTCAGTATTTGTGAAAGACTTGAGTAGTTCATTCTCCGCAATACTATCTCTTTGACCAATTTTTAACTTCTGCGTTCCTCTCGTTTTGACATTGTCATCAAATTTGGTCTGCAGCGCTGAGACTTCTACAAGAGGAGTGGAATTCAGATTAATATATATTGGTAGCAAGTTTTTGATATCTAAGAATGCTAGAAGCGCTTGTTCGATAGCAAATTGAAAATTGGCATCAAGCTTAAGATCATCAATCAAATTAAAGTATGGTTTTGTTAGATCGAAACACGCAAGATTTCTGAGTTCTAATTCAGTTGGTAACGACTGTTTTTGATCCTTCCAAAATAGAGGAAGTTGGTTCACCTCTCCAAGAATCTGGTACTGGTTAGTGTTGTCGATAAAGAAGAAGTCGAGTTCTTTTGAATAGGTCTCAGTGTAAAGTTGCCCTTTCCAAGGGATTTGGTTTTTGAAATAGTGGGTACGCGTACTACCTTCTTCAATCAGGATTTTCATGGTAGCGTTAGTGTGATCGCGTACACAAGCCCATAAAGAAAGAGATATTTACCTGTGCTTGCTAAGTAATTATTAAATTTCTCGTCTATAAAATCTTTCGCGATTGCTTTCCATGTCTTAAAGAAAAGATACATCGTGAAACTTGTAATGATAACAGTCGATTTCTTCGAGAAGTAGAGAATATCAACGAATGGCACAAATGACGAAAGTAATACGAAGATTAGGACAAGTGCACGGGCCTTCTTTTCCCCTAGAAGAATTGCTAGTGTGATTTTAGTTGTTTTTGAATCACTTTTAATATCTCGAAGGTTGTTAATTGCCATGATCGCGGCACTAATGAGACCTGGAGCACAGCCCATAACTATCGGTGCGTAATGAAATTGATTGGTTTGTAAAAAGTAAGTTCCATAGACAGCTACCGGACCAAAGAAAATAAATGCCAGAATTTCGCCAAGTCCATAGTAGGCGAGAGGTAGTGGACCACCTGTGTAAATGAAAGCGAAAAGAATAGAACTAAGTCCAATGGCAATGATTGTTGGTCCTCCAACACACATAAGATAGATGCCAATGATGAAGGAAATTAGTAGTGTAGTAATAAACGATTTCTTTACAGTTTCTTTACTCAGCCCACCTGTCGCAGTTTCTCTTGTAGGGCCTATTCTGTCTTCTCCATCGATTCCTCTCACGCCATCGTAATAGTCATTGATGAGATTTGTGGAAACTTGTAAAAACATTGCGCACAGAAGTGTTAAGATGGCGACAAGAGTATTAATTTCTCCAATGTGCGAATAGGCTATTGCAAGTCCCATTGCTACAGGCCCGATTGAGGCTGGTAAGGTTTTTGGTCGAGATGCACTTAATAGTTTTTTTATCATTACATTTTTACCGTTTTAAGTTTGTCGTATACGGCCTTATTTATCTCTTCGTTTAGCTCAACTTCGATAAAGTTAATTTTGTTCTGTTTTAAGGCCTTTGAATAAATCGCGTTGAATTCAATTTTCTTTTGAACTTTTGTATATTCAATATAGTCAAAAGCTCTTAGAAGATCAGTGAAATTATTAGTGTGAGGGGTTGTTAGTAGGTGGAGAAAGTCACGCTCTTTTGCCACTGGCAGAAGTTCAAAAATTCCACCACCCTTATTGTTGACGATAATAATCGTAATATTCTTATCTTTCATTTCCTTAAGCATATAAAGAGAATTCAGATCATGCATGAATGAGATATCGCCAAGCACGAGAACTTTTGCTTTGTCGTCAGCATCACATAGGCCGCATAAAGTTGCATTAAAACCTTCTATACCACTAACCCCGCGATTACTAAAAACAGTAATTGGATAATGCGAGTCTGCCGAAATGTAGAGATCAAATGACCTGATAGCAGTTGAATTTCCAATAAGTAGATCAATTTCGACATCAGTTTTCTCAACGATATTCTTTGAGAGGTATGGAAATGATATTTCATTTTCTTCGATGATATCTCTCTTGGCATTAGTGAAGGTTTTCCAGTTGATGACTGGGGAACTGTTTAGTCCAAGATTTTTGACTTCGGCCAGAAATGATAATGGATTGCAAATTACTTTAATATTATTTGAAAAACCAGGGTCATGATCTTCGTCAAAATCAGTAACGTGGATGATTTTGATTTGTGGATTTAGTTCCTGGTAGCGGTAGTAATGTTTACTAACTAGACGCCCACCGATATGAATAATAAGATCTGGCTTACTTCTTTGGTAGGCCTCAAATACTTCACTGTGATCAAATGAAGGATTGAGATTATCTTCGAGATTGAAGTGATACTTAATCCCACTAGTGACATCAATATACTTTGGAATGTCGATCTCTTTAAGGGCTTTAATATAATCTTGGCCATTTGCTTGCTTATCAAATTTACCAAAAACAAGAAGCGGTGAGGTTGCCGATTTTAATAGGTCTTCAAGTTCGGCATTAAGTTTGAAGTTATTAAAGAAGTACGTTTTATTCTTGGAAAGTGAGTTATGAAATGTTTCTTTTGCACTTTCAAGATAAGATTCGCTTATTAATTCAGGAGTCGCATCAATTGGTTCCCTAAAAGGGAGGTTGATGTGAACAGGGCGTTGGTGGGCCTTTGCTCTACCAATTGCCGTTGCGATAAGTGTGCGAAGACGTTTTGGAGTTAATGCCTCAGATGGAGCTTCTAGTGCTAGTGTGTAGCAACAAAACTCTTTAAAAATATCGATTTGATTAATTGTTTGGTTCGCATCTATTTTGACTAATTCAATCGGTCTATCGGCCGTTATGATAATTAATGGGAGGTTTGAACGGTAGGCCTCAATTACAGCGGGTAAAAAGTTTGCCATCGCAGTACCAGAAGTACATGTGAGAGCGACAGGGTTCTGTTCCTTTTTTGCTTTTCCTAGCGCCCTAAAAGAAAGTGCACGCTCATCTATAAAGCTATATGGCGTAATACTCTCATTATAAAATGATGCTGCAAGTATAGGTGCATTTCGCATTCCTGGGGCACAGTAAAAATCTCTGACGTCATTCTTTGCGAACTCGTCAACGATCATCGATGCCCAAAGGCGAGAGATGTTTTCATTTAGTATATTACTCATTTATTTATTCTCAAAAATTTTTGAAAGTTTTGCATTTTTACAGCAGTCTCATTCCACTCGTTAAGAGCGAGGGATTCTTTAACAACTCCGCATCCTCCATAAATTGCGATTTCGTTAGAGTTGACTCTTGCGCATCTAATTGCCACACACATATCTGACTCATTCTTAGAGAAATATCCCATTGGCGCAGCATAGAAACCACGAGTTTCAGTTTCATTTTCTAAGATGAAGTCCATTGCACTTTTCTTTGGAAGTCCGCCAACTGCTGGTGTTGGATGTAATGAAGTCAAAAGTGAGATATCTTCTCCTTTTTCAACGTTTGCAGAAATTGTGGTATGAATATGCTGTACGAATTTTAACTTTAATATTGTTTCAATACCTGACTTTTGTAAGTTAGATAGTTTGTCGCCATGGTTTGTCTCTAGAAGATTAGTAATGTAATTTGTTACAAAGCGATGCTCTGATAATTCTTTCGGGTCGTTTAATAACTTTGTGGCAAGTGCTTCATCTTCTTCAGTGGTGATTCCTCGTGCAATTGTTCCAGCAAGGGAATCAATTGTTAGTAGACCATCATTAGTTCTAAAGAGACATTCTGGAGTAACTGACATGAATGCCTTGCTCTTTTCATACTTAAAGTAGAGTAGATAGCTTGGGCTGTTTTGATCTTTTACAAGCTTAGTGAACTCTTCTTCACTGTTGATATCGTTAGAGAAAGTGACAACCTCTTGACGATGAAGAACAACCTTATCAAAGATTTTTTCTTCAAATGCGAAGTGTGCCTTTGCAATCATCGCAGACCACTCTTCTTGATTCGGTGTCAGTCTACTTGATAGAATGAAATTATCCTCGTCTCTATCATTACTAGTGCTTAGAAGCTCAAGTAATTCGATTGTTATGGCCGAGAGGTTTTCATTTGTTCGAAGATTTATCTTAATTTCATTTTCTTCAAATATAATTCGTGGGATAAAGTAGAGCATCTCTTCGAGCCCTTCCCATTTATCTTCTTTGGATGAAGTAAGTTCTTTCTTGTTAAATCTCTCGCCCCCTAAAATCTTGATGAAATCATGTTCTTTAAGAATATTTGAGATTACTTTTTTATCTGTGTGGGATGTAAATGTGCTGAGACTTCCAAGTGCAAAAAGCTCCTTTGATGGCTCAGCTTTGGTTTTAAAATAGAATTTGAAATCAGCGCTAAAGTATGTGATCAAACTTGAAAGCTTGGTCGTTTCTGTCTTAAGAATTATTTGTGAAAATTCTCTGCCCTTGGTGATGTTTTGTTCACCTTGTTTCAGTGCTTTTAAAAGGTCTGTGCTAAGGGATGAGAGTTTAATCACTTTCTATTTATCTCCAATGTACAGAGTTGCAATTCCAAAAGTTAGTTCTTTATAATGTACATTTTTAAAACCAGCATTCTTCATAAGCTGTGCGAAGTCATCTCCATACGGGAAGTCCTCGACTGTTTGATTTAAGTAGCTGTACGCATCTTTGTGTTTTGAAATTAGATTTCCTACAAATGGTAGCAGGTACCTAAAGTAGAAGAAGTAAATTGCTCTAAAGAAAAAATTCTTTGGAATAGAAAATTCAAGAACCATCGAACGGCCATTTTCTTTTAATACTCTATGCATATTTACCAGTGATCGCTGTGGGTCTGGAAAGTTTCTAATTCCAAAACTTACTGTTGTTACATCAAAAATTTCATCAGCAGTTGGAATTTCAACACCATCGCCAATTTGCATTGATGCTTTATTATCAAGTTTTTGATTTTTA
The nucleotide sequence above comes from Bacteriovorax sp. Seq25_V. Encoded proteins:
- a CDS encoding mandelate racemase; protein product: MKILIEEGSTRTHYFKNQIPWKGQLYTETYSKELDFFFIDNTNQYQILGEVNQLPLFWKDQKQSLPTELELRNLACFDLTKPYFNLIDDLKLDANFQFAIEQALLAFLDIKNLLPIYINLNSTPLVEVSALQTKFDDNVKTRGTQKLKIGQRDSIAENELLKSFTNTDIKLRLDANRSLSVTQLEKILKDIPASLIEYIEEPFLDINEWQTFNRRSEFKLALDETVIENNFDVIFSKFRYSIKALILKPSYNSSISNIFKLLDNDSFKEIDLVLSSSYEPAQSLNTLLHLGHIINKKRGNDDLAHGLGTITQMQQQDLFSPQGTKVQAYTFSHFSL
- a CDS encoding putative lipoprotein — translated: MKKLIPIAIILMALSSCSSYQVDKKNRSMASDPCAERYFVNEYNYFEYYEMCHDL
- the menD gene encoding 2-succinyl-5-enolpyruvyl-6-hydroxy-3-cyclohexene-1-carboxylic-acid synthase → MSNILNENISRLWASMIVDEFAKNDVRDFYCAPGMRNAPILAASFYNESITPYSFIDERALSFRALGKAKKEQNPVALTCTSGTAMANFLPAVIEAYRSNLPLIIITADRPIELVKIDANQTINQIDIFKEFCCYTLALEAPSEALTPKRLRTLIATAIGRAKAHQRPVHINLPFREPIDATPELISESYLESAKETFHNSLSKNKTYFFNNFKLNAELEDLLKSATSPLLVFGKFDKQANGQDYIKALKEIDIPKYIDVTSGIKYHFNLEDNLNPSFDHSEVFEAYQRSKPDLIIHIGGRLVSKHYYRYQELNPQIKIIHVTDFDEDHDPGFSNNIKVICNPLSFLAEVKNLGLNSSPVINWKTFTNAKRDIIEENEISFPYLSKNIVEKTDVEIDLLIGNSTAIRSFDLYISADSHYPITVFSNRGVSGIEGFNATLCGLCDADDKAKVLVLGDISFMHDLNSLYMLKEMKDKNITIIIVNNKGGGIFELLPVAKERDFLHLLTTPHTNNFTDLLRAFDYIEYTKVQKKIEFNAIYSKALKQNKINFIEVELNEEINKAVYDKLKTVKM
- a CDS encoding 1,4-dihydroxy-2-naphthoate polyprenyltransferase encodes the protein MIKKLLSASRPKTLPASIGPVAMGLAIAYSHIGEINTLVAILTLLCAMFLQVSTNLINDYYDGVRGIDGEDRIGPTRETATGGLSKETVKKSFITTLLISFIIGIYLMCVGGPTIIAIGLSSILFAFIYTGGPLPLAYYGLGEILAFIFFGPVAVYGTYFLQTNQFHYAPIVMGCAPGLISAAIMAINNLRDIKSDSKTTKITLAILLGEKKARALVLIFVLLSSFVPFVDILYFSKKSTVIITSFTMYLFFKTWKAIAKDFIDEKFNNYLASTGKYLFLYGLVYAITLTLP
- the ubiE gene encoding bifunctional demethylmenaquinone methyltransferase/2-methoxy-6-polyprenyl-1,4-benzoquinol methylase UbiE, whose translation is MSNQLSERKTESYKIFDKIAGTYDLLNHILSFGIDIYWRKVAIANLPKRENLNCLDLACGTGDLTIALAKAKNVEKVTGLDMSKGMVDLGLVKIKNQKLDNKASMQIGDGVEIPTADEIFDVTTVSFGIRNFPDPQRSLVNMHRVLKENGRSMVLEFSIPKNFFFRAIYFFYFRYLLPFVGNLISKHKDAYSYLNQTVEDFPYGDDFAQLMKNAGFKNVHYKELTFGIATLYIGDK
- a CDS encoding isochorismate synthase MenF; protein product: MIKLSSLSTDLLKALKQGEQNITKGREFSQIILKTETTKLSSLITYFSADFKFYFKTKAEPSKELFALGSLSTFTSHTDKKVISNILKEHDFIKILGGERFNKKELTSSKEDKWEGLEEMLYFIPRIIFEENEIKINLRTNENLSAITIELLELLSTSNDRDEDNFILSSRLTPNQEEWSAMIAKAHFAFEEKIFDKVVLHRQEVVTFSNDINSEEEFTKLVKDQNSPSYLLYFKYEKSKAFMSVTPECLFRTNDGLLTIDSLAGTIARGITTEEDEALATKLLNDPKELSEHRFVTNYITNLLETNHGDKLSNLQKSGIETILKLKFVQHIHTTISANVEKGEDISLLTSLHPTPAVGGLPKKSAMDFILENETETRGFYAAPMGYFSKNESDMCVAIRCARVNSNEIAIYGGCGVVKESLALNEWNETAVKMQNFQKFLRINK